GCGGAGCTTCTCCTGTATTCTTTCCCTGTTTCCTTTGATTTAATAATTGTGTCTGTACCTATGTTATGACGGACGATAAATTCTTCGGTACTGAACTCCGTATCtagtttgttcgttttccGTATTCTTTTAGCCAAAACTTCATCCCCTTCTTCGATCGAGCTTTCTTGCGCACCCCGTCGCTTATCAGCATattgtttccctttctcttttatcaacgtgtctctatctcttactTCCGGGTCCTCCTGAAAAGATGACAATAACGGTAATTTGCCCTTGATCCGTCGAACAAACATGATTTCTCCCGGAGATTTTCCCGTAGTCGGATGCTTGGTTGAATGATATGTTAGTAGGTACTGATATAGTTCCCGACGCCAGTCTCGTCCAAGTTCTTGGGATATACGCAACCGTTTTAGAATTGATCGATTTTGACGTTCGACCTCTCCGTTCGATTGAGGACAATAGGGAATGGTATTCATGAGTTTAATACCATTCGCCTCACTAAACTCCTTCCATTCCGTATATTCTTTGCTAAGTTGTGGCGCGTTGTCAGCTTTCAGTGCAATTGGAATGCCGTACCGACTAAACATTGTTGAAAGTTCTTTTATAACATCGCTGGTAGTTGTGGTTTCCATTTCACACACTTGCATGAATCGGCTGTAGCAATCGATTACTACTAGGAGATGTTGTCCTTCTGGGAGAGGACCGAGAAAATCTAAGGCAATTGTGTGCCAAGGAGAAACagataatttatttcgttGTAAGGGTTCCGGAGGTGCTGCTGCCTCTACAAGTGTACAGCCTCGGCAATTCTTAACAAATTGTTCCACCTGTCCATCCATCTTTGGCCACCAAACATGAGATCTTAGATGATTTTTCATCATAGTGATGCCTGGGTGTCCCTCATGGCCTGTTTTCAGCACATTATCCCTTAAAGCTAATGGTACGACAATTCGATCTCCTCTAAGAAGAACTCCTCCTAGTTCACATAATTCATTGTCAATCACACGGTACTCGATAGGTAGCTCTTGTGTTTTTCCCGTGTTCAATAACGTTAATACTTCTTGAATTTCTACGTCTTGTCTACTTTCTGTTTCTATATCACGCCAGTTCAACGCTGAAGAATTTGCCGCATGAGTAGCCACTTCTCTTACGAATATTTCTTCTGATGCATCGAATGGTATCGCATTTTGTACTGGAAGCCGAGGTAATGCATCAGCTACATTATCTTTCCCTGACATAAACACGATCCTATAGTCGAATGCTTGTAAACGCAATACCCATCTTTCTATGCGCGCACACGGTTTTGATCTTTTCGAGAATAGATAGTTTAATGCCTTACAATCCGTGAATATGTCAAATTCTTTACCTAGTAAATAATATTGGAAACGTTCAACACCCAAATAATACCTAGTGCTTCCTTTTCAGTCTGGCAGTAACGATGTTCTGTGTCCGTTAATGCTTTGGAAGCGAAGCTGATAACACGATGTTTGTCACTATTATCGAACTGAATAAGGATAGCGCCCAATCCATGCGGACTAGCGTCGGTCATTATGGCAGTTCGGTCCTCGACTTTATAAAATCCCAAGTTATCAATATTCCCCATTGCTTTCTTTATGGCATTGAATGCTTTTGCGTGTTCTTCTGTCCATCCAAATCTGGTGTCCTTATGTAGCAATCACCGTAAGGGTTCATCGAGGGTGGCTAGCATCGGTACGAACTTATTCATGTAATTTGCCAACCCAAGAAAACTACGAACTTCTGTTTCACATCGCGGTTCACGGAACGATAGAAtagttccaattttgtttcttgatgGCATAATTCCCTCTTGATTAAGACTGTGTCCTAAAAATTCTATATCCGATACTCGCAATTGGCATTTCTCCCAGTTCAATTCTATTCCACGGTTTTTTAATCGACTAAGAACCTGCATATGATAGAAAAGACCCATTTATTCAATAGATTTgttacattcaattcaattcaaacattCCATTACCTTATTCAACCTTTTATCATGCTCCTGCAAATTTTGACCTTCAATTAGCACGTCATCGAGATACCAAATTGTTCCTTCGCAACCAGATAGAGTCTCATCCATCGCCTTTTGAAATAACTCTGGAGCAGTCAccaaaccgaacggcagccgCTTGAAACGGTACAACCCTCGTCGGGTTATGAAAGTTGTCACGTCTCGCGAATCCTCAAGACACAAACGAGGCTCTCCGTTTGACTTTCCCACTACGACCAATGGCGAAACCCATGTCGTCGGGCCTGTCTTTATCTCGATTATATCCCTTTTTAACAATCCATCTAACTTCCGATCTACTGACTCCTCCAAAGGTATCGGAATTCGTCGCATTGGCTGATAGACCGGGATGATCTGTGGATTCATCTTGATTTTTGCTGTTATGCCCTTCATTTTTGGAAACGGATCTACTTGCACTCTGTTTATGTCTAGCCCGACTTTCAAAATACCTAGTTGCTTAGCCGTCTTGTCACCCAGTAAGCAACGTTGTCCTTTTTCTACCACAAAAAACTCCGCTTGAATGCGTTGGCCCCCTACAGCAACCTCCGCAACAAAAGTGCCTAATATTGTGAGTGGTTTTTTGCTTCCGTATGCCCTCAAGATCTTCGAACTTCGTTTCGTTGATGAAACTACCGCTATGTTCCGATTTTTTAATTCCTCCCACATTTCACTAGGAATTAAATTGGCATCAGCGCCTGAATCGACCATCATTTCAAGAGAAACTCCTCCAAGCATACAAGATATTACGTTTGACTCATTCCCTGAATAGAATGCATAATACACTTTCGAACTATGTGTTTCCTCCTCagttttcggttgttttgccTCTGATGATTCGTCAATTGCTCTTATTTGACGTTTAGTCGGACCCTTCTCCATAAACTTTCGGcacatttgttcaaaatgACCAAGTTTCTTACAATTTCTACATTCCTTCCCGCGAGCAGGGCAATTGAAAGATGCCGCAAAGTGTCCTACACGTCCGCAATTGAAACAAGCCTTTTCATTACGCCTGTTTTCAACTTGTCTGGATCCCTTATATTCCGCTCTGggatttccttttcttccgcCGTGCTcgattttaaacactttttcagaTGATGGTCCAGCTGCCATTTCAGCTGTTTGATTATCTATGCTCTCTTGCGCAACTCCCATGTCTTCGATttccgaaaacttcaaatttttctgcaaaattttCCGTCGGACTTCATTGGAAGAACATCCTTGAACTACTGCATCTGTTAAGTATATGTCCCGCAGTGTTGAAGCTACTTCTTTACTGTACTTGTCAAATCCACACTGAGATGCCTGTTGTTTTAAACGAATCAAATATTCCGCAAAACGTTCacctggtttttgtttcatcattcGCAGGTTGCGTCTCTCCGTTGTAGCTTGATACTGCGGTCCGAAAAACTCATCCAGTTTTTCAACTGCCTGGTCATACCAGCGCGGTTCCAACATAACCAAAGACACATGATCATgatcttttaaatttttaaacactcTCGGTAGTGCCGGTCCTCCGAGATGTAgtagtttgcttttttctccgtTTGGTCCGTTACGTTGTACGCTGCAAAGTAGCATTCCAACGCTTCCTTCCAAATTTTCCATTCTGTTGCGAGTTTAGCAgtttcgattttatcgcacagCAACATTGGTACTGGTCGCATTTCTTGCATctacaagaacaaaaacaaataaaaacacaaaactaaataaatcttGTGTTCATCAACCAGAAACTTAGTTACTGGTGTCCAGATCAGTCTTAACATCAACTGTTAAATCAATCTGCAACCACAAATATCTTTCCTCTTCTCGAGTGCTACCAACTCGAATCATTCTATAACCCACATATTCCTAAGATTCTATCCATCGTCTCTGTATTTCCTGAGAAAACTTCCCGAACATTCCCGAAATTACCGTAGCATGGAGAAATTTACTATCAATTTCTAACACTGGGAatagccattttttttttagctcctTGCGCCTGTAATAAACATGGAGAATTCTTTTACAATTCTCGCACCTATGCTGGAGAAATGCATTCATTTCTGCCAACCTCCTTTTTTTCATGGAGAATTCTCTTACAATTCACGCATTTTTCTGGAGAAATCCAttgatttccgccaacctccGTTTTCAAACCATGGAGAATTCTCTTACAATTCTCGCTCTTGTCCTGGAGAAATCCAAtgatttccgccaacctcctTTGCACAAACATGGAGAATTTTGAACCAATTCTCGCACTACTTGTGGAGAAATCCAttgatttccgccaacctcctTTGAGCAACCCTGGAGAATTCTAATTCAATTCTCGCACATTTCCTGGAAAACTATTAGTTTTCGCCACTTCATGTTGGTAAAAATGACGCTTTACCTAATGATGCTGCTCATTTTAACTTTTCACAATAGAATAATCCATATTATTCCAACCTTTCCACGATGGGTTCGATGACATTTTGTGTGTTAGCGAAAACGACGCTTCGCATAACCACACTTTTTTTCCCGCTTATTGTTCCAAACTTGTCCATTACGGTTACAGCTTCATTATACACTATTTCACGTATAAAACTCTTAACTTTATTCACTTTAGGAGAAAATATATATTCCTCacctttttccttgttttctgcGTTAAATTCCAAAATCCTCGTCGCCAGATTGTAGTAGCGTGTCCGCTGCTGTCGGTCGTCGTACATGAATCATCTTGTCAGTCGTGTCTTCGTGCGtctcgtctgtgtgtgtgtctcggggTTCGACAACCCAATAACAATTCCATAAGGTCAATGTAACGCCAAAGGTGTATATATAAAGTAATATGCTACAATCCCCccctttttataaatatttatttgtgtataaTCATAATGTGGAAATTCCATATTGCCCTTTATTTGTCCTTTAGGTGTAACATTTATAACGGTAAATGTATCATAGTGAAAAAAGCTAATATGATATGTAGTCACGATGTCTTACTGGAGGTTGGACCACCCGTTTGGATGAACCAGGCTCTGATAGCGTCTTAGGCGAATTGTTACTCGGACCAAGGATGTTATCTGCAGATGAATCTGTCCACAATAATCCGCTTGAAGAAGCttcatttatctttttgagaTGTGCGGAGCTTCTCCTGTATTCTTTCCCTGTTTCCTTTGATTTAATAATTGTGTCTGTACCTATGTTATGACGGACGATAAATTCTTCGGTACTGAACTCCGTATCtagtttgttcgttttccGTATTCTTTTAGCCAAAACTTCATCCCCTTCTTCGATCGAGCTTTCTTGCGCACCCCGTCGCTTATCAGCATattgtttccctttctcttttatcaacgtgtctctatctcttactTCCGGGTCCTCCTGAAAAGATGACAATAACGGTAATTTGCCCTTGATCCGTCGAACAAACATGATTTCTCCCGGAGATTTTCCCGTAGTCGGATGCTTGGTTGAATGGTATGTTAGTAGGTACTGATATAGTTCCCGACGCCAGTCTCGTCCAAGTTCTTGGGATATACGCAACCGTTTTAGAATTGATCGATTTTGACGTTCGACCTCTCCGTTCGATTGAGGACAATAGGGAATGGTATTCATGAGTTTAATACCATTCGCCTCACTAAACTCCTTCCATTCCGTATATTCTTTGCTAAGTTGTGGCGCGTTGTCAGCTTTCAGTGCAATTGGAATGCCGTACCGACTAAACATTGTTGAAAGTTCTTTTATAACATCGCTGGTAGTTGTGGTTTCCATTTCACACACTTGCATGAATCGGCTGTAGCAATCGATTACTACTAGGAGATGTTGTCCTTCTGGGAGAGGACCGAGAAAATCTAAGGCAATTGTGTGCCAAGGAGAAACagataatttatttcgttGTAAGGGTTCCGGAGGTGCTGCTGCCTCTACAAGTGTACAGCCTCGGCAATTCTTAACAAATTGTTCCACCTGTCCATCCATCTTTGGCCACCAAACATGAGATCTTAGATGATTTTTCATCATAGTGATGCCTGGGTGTCCCTCATGGCCCGTTTTCAGCACATTATCCCTTAAAGCTAATGGTACGACAATTCGATCTCCTCTAAGAAGAACTCCTCCTAGTTCACATAATTCATTGTCAATCACACGGTACTCGATAGGTAGCTCTTGTGTTTTTCCCGTGTTCAATAACGTTAATACTTCTTGAATTTCTACGTCTTGTCTACTTTCTGTTTCTATATCACGCCAGTTCAACGCTGAAGAATTTGCCGCATGAGTAGCCACTTCTCTTACGAATATTTCTTCTGATGGATCGAATGGTATCGCATTTTGTACTGGAAGCCGAGGTAATGCATCAGCTACATTATCTTTCCCTGACATAAACACGATCCTATAGTCGAATGCTTGTAAACGCAATACCCATCTTTCTATGCGCGCACACGGTTTTGATCTTTTCGAGAAGAGATAGTTTAATGCCTTACAATCCGTGAATATGTCAAATTCTTTACCTAGTAAATAATATTGGAAACGTTCAACACCCCAATAATACCTAGTGCTTCCTTTTCAGTCTGGCAGTAACGATGTTCTGTGTCCGTTAATGCTTTGGAAGCGAAGCTGATAACACGATGTTGTCACTATTATCGAACTGAATAAGGATAGCGCCCATCCATGCGGACTAGCGTCGGTCATTATGGCAGTTCGGTCCTCGACTTTATAAAATCCCAAGTTATCAATATTCCCCATTGCTTTCTTATGGCATTGAATGCTTTTGCGTGTTCTTCTGTCCATCCAAATCTGGTGTCCTTATGTAGCAATCACCGTAAGGGTTCATCGAGGGTGGCTAGCATCGGTACGAACTTATTCATGTAATTTGCCAACCCAAGAAAACTACGAACTTCTGTTTCACATCGCGGTTCACGGAACGATAGAATAGTTCCAATTTGTTTCTTGATGGCATAATTCCCTCTTGATTAAGACTGTGTCCTAAAAATTCTATATCCGATACTCGCAATTGGCATTTCTCCCAGTTCAATTCTATTCCACGGTTTTTTAATCGACTAAGAACCTGCATATGATAGAAAAGACCCATTTATTCAATAGATTTgttacattcaattcaattcaaacattCCATTACCTTATTCAACCTTTTATCATGCTCCTGCAAATTTTGACCTTCAATTAGCACGTCATCGAGATACCAAATTGTTCCTTCGCAACCAGATAGAGTCTCATCCATCGCCTTTTGAAATAACTCTGGAGCAGTCAccaaaccgaacggcagccgCTTGAAACGGTACAACCCTCGTCGGGTTATGAAAGTTGTCACGTCTCGCGAATCCTCAAGACACAAACGAGGCTCTCCGTTTGACTTTCCCACTACGACCAATGGCGAAACCCTTGTCGTCGGGCCTGTCTTTATCTCGATTATATCCCTTTTAACAATCCATCTAACTTCCGATCTACTGACTCCTCCAAAGGTATCGGAATTCGTCGCATTGCTGATAGACCGGGATGATCTGTGGATTCATCTTGATTTTTGCTGTTATTGCCCTTCATTTTTGGAAACGGATCTACTTGCACTCTGTTTATGTCTAGCCCGACTTTCAAATACCTAGTTGCTTAGCCGTCTTGTCACCCAGTAAGCAACGTTGTCCTTTTTCTACCACAAAAACTCCGCTTGAATGCGTTGGCCCCTACAGCAACCTCCGCAACAAAAGTGCCTAATATTGGAGTGGTTTTTTGCTTCCGTATGCCCTCAAGATCTTCGAACTTCGTTTCGTTGATGAAACTACCGCTATGTTCCGATTTTTTAATTCCTCCCACATTTCACTAGGAATTAAATTGGCATCAGCGCTGAATCGACCATCATTTCAAGAGAGAAACTCCTCCAAGCATACAAGATATTACGTTTCACTCATTCCCTGAATAGAATGCATAATACACTTTCGAACTATGTGTTTCCTCCTCagttttcggttgttttgccTCTGATGATTCGTCAATTGCTCTTATTTGACGTTTAGTCGGACCCTTCTCCATAAACTTTCGcacatttgttcaaaatgACCAAGTTTCTTACAATTTCTACATTCCTTCCCGCGAGCAGGGCAATTGAAAGATGCCGCAAAGTGTCCGCAATTGAAACAAGCCTTTCATTACGCCTGTTTTCAACTGTCTGGACCTTATATTCCGCTCTGGGATTTCCTTTCTTCCGCCGTGCTcgattttaaacactttttcagaTGATGGTCCAGCTGCCATTTCAGCTGTTTGATTATCTATGCTCTCTTGCGCAACTCCCATGTCTTCGATttccgaaaacttcaaatttttctgcaaaattttCCGTCGGACTTCATTGGAAGAACATCCTTGAACTACTGCATCGTTAAGTATTGTCCCGCAGTGTTGAAGCTACTTCTTTACTGTACTTGTCAAATCCACACTGACCCAACCAGCAAAACCGAAGctattggaaaactttcctgtgtgccaaagcgagagagcatgtcttctttctctagattttggacggcacAACGCCGATCGTGTGGCCTATGAACGAAAAACGGGAGAAGGGGAAACCGATATCCTTCGAgtgacacacacgcatgcatcTGCATGCGTATTCCGCTGAACCGAGACTACACATCTCTCTCGATCTCCCATGAttttctgctatcgcgctcatccgggtgttaggcatcctcagtctgtccagaactttcaCTGTGGAAGGAGTGTTGGAGTGATGTGTGATTCTTGTGCCCCGTACTTTGCTCGTTTACGTTTTGTGCCGTGTTCCTTCTCTTCAaatatggaatgatttatccttgTAAATTTCTAAGGTAAGTTTCTTATctcgtgtgtgcttcaatgGATACATTCAACTAACGCTTCGtcgtctaaaaagttacagtGCACGCGCATGTTAATCGACGGTTGCCAACATCCCGCAAAACGATCGACAGAAGGAAAACGGTGTCcggttttaaaatataaaggTAAGCGTTTCTATAATCCTATGTGCAAAATATTGTTagtttgttataaaaaacatggatTAATTATTGGTTAATTTCATCAACAGATTTCATTACAGCTCTTTCGTAGAAGAGCGCACTTCAAGGACGCCTAGGATACGGCTAAACATGCGCAGCACCAGTCCGTGACGTCATTTCCAGACAGGCGCCGGCTGAACACGCGCAGCACCAGTCGAGGATATCCTAGCGCAGAGGGTagaaggaagaacgagaggaaGGGTAATAGAAAGCAACCGCAGCATTTGGAAGGGGTGAAGCATCCTGCCGTATACAGAGTGTGGTGTGCCAAACGCATGTGGAAAGAGTAACACCAATAAATAGCATGCGAAagtgtgcataaagcaaaaagaaaaagcgtCACTACTACAACCAGCAATCCGAAAATATAAGGGGAGGGATAAATACAAATGTATGCGTAAGCAGGACCAGCAACCAAGCATTTGAATGTGTGGCGTCGGTTGTGCCGTGCTGAAAGTTTTTACTTTAGCTGCTGCTAGTGTAAAAACTTAAGGAAAGCTTAAAGTAAAAATTTTTACACGGGGCGCCTTCGGAAATTGTTGGCTGGGGAGATGCCTGTTGTTTTAAACGAATCAAATATTCCGCAAAACGTTCacctggtttttgtttcatcattcGCAGGTTGCGTCTCTCCGTTGTAGCTTGATACTGCGGTCCGAAAACTCATCCAGTTTTTCAACTGCCTGCTCATACCAGCGCGGTTCCAACATAACCAAAGACACAATGATCATgatcttttaaattttttaaacactcTCGGTAGTGCCGGTCCTCCGAGATGTagtagttttgcttttttctcgtTTGGTCCGTTACGTTGTACGCTGCAAAGTAGCATTCCAACGCTTCCTTCCAAATTTTCCATTCTGTTGCGAGTTTAGCAgtttcgattttatcgcacagCAACATTGGTACTGGTCGCATTTCTTGCATctacaagaacaaaaacaaataaaaacacaaaactaaataaatcttGTGTTCATCAACCAGAAACTTAGTTACTGGTGTCCAGATCAGTCTTAACATCAACTGTTAAATCAATctgcaaacacaaaaatctTTCCTCTTCTCGAGTGCTACCAACTCGAATCATTCTAACCCACATATTCCTAAGATTCTATCCATCGTCTCTGTATTTCCTGAGAAAACTTCCGAACATTCCCGAAATTACCGTAGCATGGAGAAATTTACTATCAATTTCTAACACTGGGAatagccatttttttttagctcCTTGCGCCTGTAATAAAACATGGAGAATTCTTTTACAATTCTCGCACCTATGCTGGAGAAATGCATTCATTTCTGCCAACCTCCTTTTTCATGGAGAATTCTCTACATTTCACGCATTTTTCTGGGAAATCCAttgatttccgccaacctccGTTTTCAAACCATGGAGAATTCTCTTACAATTCTCGCTCTTGTCCTGGAGAAATCCAAtgatttccgccaacctcctTTGCACAAACATGGAGAATTTTGAACCAATTCTCGCACTACTTGTGGAGAAATCCAttgatttccgccaacctcctTTGAGCAAACCCTGGAGAATTCTAATTCAATTCTCGCACATTTCCTGGAAAACTATTAGTTTTCGCCACTTCATGTTGGTAAAAATGACGCTTTACCTATGATGCTGCTCATTTTAACTTTTCACAATAGAATAATCCATATTATTCCAACCTTTCCACGATGGGTTCGATGACATTTTGTGGTGTTAGCGAAAAACGACGCTTCGCATAACCACACTTTTTTCCCGCTTATTGTTCCAAACTTGTCCATTACGGTTACAGCTTCATTATACACTATTTCACGTATAAAACTCTTAACTTTATTCACTTTAGGAGAAAATATATATTCCTCaccttttttccttgttttctgcGTTAAATTCCAAAATCCTCGTCGCCAGATTGTAGTAGCGTGTCCGCTGCTGTCGGTCGTCGTACATGAATCATCTTGTCAGTCGTGTCTTCGTGCGtctcgtctgtgtgtgtgtctcggggTTCGACACACCCCAATTAACAATTCCATAAGGTCAATGTAACGCCAAAGGTGTATATATAAAGTAATATGCTACAATCCCCccctttttataaatatttatttgtgtataaTCATAATGTGGAAATCCATATTGCCCTTTATTTGTCCTTTAGGTGTAACATTTATAACGGTAAATGTATCATAGTGAAAAAAGCTAATATGATATGT
The Anopheles merus strain MAF unplaced genomic scaffold, AmerM5.1 LNR4000362, whole genome shotgun sequence DNA segment above includes these coding regions:
- the LOC121602218 gene encoding uncharacterized protein K02A2.6-like — protein: MDETLSGCEGTIWYLDDVLIEGQNLQEHDKRLNKVLSRLKNRGIELNWEKCQLRVSDIEFLGHSLNQEGIMPSRNKLELFYRSVNRDVKQKFMQEMRPVPMLLCDKIETAKLATEWKIWKEALECYFAAYNVTDQTEKKANYYISEDRHYRECLKI
- the LOC121602217 gene encoding uncharacterized protein K02A2.6-like; its protein translation is MLEPRWYDQAVEKLDEFFGPQYQATTERRNLRMMKQKPGERFAEYLIRLKQQASQCGFDKYSKEVASTLRDIYLTDAVVQGCSSNEVRRKILQKNLKFSEIEDMGVAQESIDNQTAEMAAGPSSEKVFKIEHGGRKGNPRAEYKGSRQVENRRNEKACFNCGRVGHFAASFNCPARGKECRNCKKLGHFEQMCRKFMEKGPTKRQIRAIDESSEAKQPKTEEETHSSKVYYAFYSGNESNVISCMLGGVSLEMMVDSGADANLIPSEMWEELKNRNIAVVSSTKRSSKILRAYGSKKPLTILGTFVAEVAVGGQRIQAEFFVVEKGQRCLLGDKTAKQLGILKVGLDINRVQVDPFPKMKGITAKIKMNPQIIPVYQPMRRIPIPLEESVDRKLDGLLKRDIIEIKTGPTTWVSPLVVVGKSNGEPRLCLEDSRDVTTFITRRGLYRFKRLPFGLVTAPELFQKAMDETLSGCEGTIWYLDDVLIEGQNLQEHDKRLNKVLSRLKNRGIELNWEKCQLRVSDIEFLGHSLNQEGIMPSRNKIGTILSFREPRCETEVRSFLGLANYMNKFVPMLATLDEPLR